Sequence from the Mustela erminea isolate mMusErm1 chromosome 8, mMusErm1.Pri, whole genome shotgun sequence genome:
ATTTTCAGGCTGACACaacgcgcacacacacatttctatttGTACGGTAGATGTACGCAATAATGTCTCTGCAAGGACAAGAAATCATTACGGCGCTTGCCTCAAGAGGAACTGGGATAAGGAGGTGTTCGTTGAGCGTAAGAGAAACTTCCCACCACACACGCTTTAAAAAGTCATGCAATTTAAATCAGGTTTTATATAGTCTACAGGGAAAACGCTGAAATTGCGCCCGCAATCCATCCCCTACGCTCACGGTCCCACACACTTTAATTTCCCGTGTACTTTTTGCAAATAGGAATGCActgttttcctgtttcctcaCGAAGACTACAACCTCTCCGCATTTTTCCGCACCTGGCTTTTTATGCATGCTCTTCAGCACTGAAACACGTCTCCCCCGCTCCCTACTCAGCGCAAATCAAATACGTAAACTAAGAGCCACGCTCGCTCTCACCCCTCCAAGCCGGCCCCGCCTTCTCAGGCCCACGTGCCCCGTgggaccctcctccccactcctgcggCTGTTTCCAGCGAGGCCTGTCCGAAATAGCCCCAGATGGAAGCCCCGCCCACTTCTTTCCGTCCCGCCCCTTGGGCGCACGCGTCGGCTCCGGATGCGGCGGGCGACACATCAGGCAGTACGGCGAACAGCCCGGCATGCTGCGCGCCGCGGACCTCGGAGGACCCCAGCGACGTCCGTAGCGTAGGGCCCAGTggacgcggcggcggcggcgggcgttGCGACTGACTTCGCTGGTGGTCTCTGAAACGCTTTTCTGCGGCCACACTCGCCGCACTGGCTTCCTGTTGTGCAGCTGGCGCCATGTCTGTGAGCGAGATCTTCGTGGAGCTGCAGGGCTTTTTGGCTGCCGAGCAGGACATCCGAGAGGCGaggcccctctcttcccctcccctttccctttacTTGCTTGCTGGGCCGTGTAGCTCGGCCTTACTCTTGCCCTGTCTCGAGCGGTGGGGAAGCCTCCGGGGGTGGGTTGCTTCCCCACTTGCTTCAGCTTAGGGAATGTTCCTCCCCTTCCCGCGATTCTCCTACCTGGTCCTGATTCTCTGTGTTCGAGTCTCGGCTCAGCATCGCCAACCTCGTTTGAGTGTCAGTCTTCCTCCTTTTCGGCGCTTATTTCTGTCCAAGGCTCAGTTAGCCCCTGGGACTCAAGACCACACGCGTCTCGCGGGGTTATTGTGCTGGCTTAAAAGCACGTGGGGCCTCTTCTCTTTAGAGCTCTCCTGTAGTTTATTATTCCGCATAGAATAGTAATCCAGACCCTACTGTGGCCCACAGGTGTGTCTCCTCCCCTCACCCTATCTCATTTTACGCCATCTTCCGTGTGTGTTATGTTCAGTTTACTTCCTTTAAATTCCTCTAGTTCCGCCGATAGTTTCTTGCCTCAGGACTTCTGCATGTACTCTCTGCTTTCCCTGGCATTCGTATCTTTTCTTTCTCGTCCTGGTTATCACGTATTTATAtccttgatctcagagtctgaAAGATTCTTTTCTTGCCGTGTTTTTTAGTAGcgcatttacatttaaaaaaaaaattgtgcgaTCCGTATTTTTTAAACGCCTGTCTTTCCCCTTTATGCTTTAAACTGCGGGATGGAAAGGACTGTCCAGTTGGGTACCCAGTATTTACACAATGCTTTGCACATAAGTatgctcagtgaatatttgtaaAGTGATTGAAAAACACACACTCTTTGTATTGCATTGCATTCTTCTTTTTACAAATTGCATTCAGatacttttatctcttttaacatttatagTGTTCCAGTGGGTTGTTTCTGTTAGGTCGCGATTATCCTTTGAAGGCTGCATGAGAAATCTCAGGCTTTTTAGTAACCTCCTGAAACTCtcaaagaggaaggaagtggcaaagtcaggattcaaacctggATATTTTCTGCACAGCTTCAGTCCTTGTAAAGATTGTCGGGTGTTTTGAATGTGTTTGAAGGTGTCATAGTTATTCAGTCTATACTCTCTAGTATATTTGGTTTGGGGTTCTGATAATAACTATGTTGAGTTTGTCTGTTactttgatttttgctttctttaggaAATCCGAAAAGTTGTACAGAGTTTAGAACAAACAGCTCGAGAGATCTTAACTCTACTGCAAGGGGTCCATCAGGGTGCTGGTTTTCAGGACAGTAAGTTCTTTTGATTttgaagggtttttaaaaatcgaATTTGTCCGTTATTCAAAGAGTTAtttgaataattaatttaaagagttaattttcGTTTAGAAAACATTCCCAGTCTGTCATTTTATTAAGAACAATGCCCGTCATGTTCTATGGCAAGTAAAAATTGGGTAAGTAGGTGAGTTTAGCATTTTATGTGTTTACAGAATTCTGTGTGTTACGATGTGATAATATAATTGCAATGTGGTAATTGTAGTAGTTTCGTAGCTCTCTTTTAAACCCAGTTTTTCATTCATTGAATATGGCTTAATAGGCATTTTAGTTAAGAAATGGCCAGTGTAAAATGTTCCTAATGTATTTACAGTCAGCCCCTTAAATGGAGATCGGATAAGTTTAAACATGGAACCTTTATTGTAAGATGTAGCCAGCATAACTGAAAGAGCTAGAATATATTTTCAGTCAGAGAATGgtattatattataatgtatgAGTGTCAGAGGCAAGTCATTTTTCTCAGTGGTATGGAGTTGGTCAGTGAGATGGAGATAAAGTTTCTTTTTGACCAAATACAGGAGCTATAAGCCGTCCAATTTTAGGAGTCCTTTAAGGACTGACTAGGAATAGCAGCTGCTACTTGGCCTTTGAGGATGACATTATTTAGGACAGCTTACTGATTTGTCTACTAAGGTATTCCCTTTCAGcaaatttttgtctatttttcagtGTTGGTAAATCAATCAGAAAATGAAAGGTGAGATTTTGAGAGCCAGGTTGGAAAGTAGAGATGCATACCCTGCATTGGGtcatgagattatttttttttaagttgatttatttCCAAATAGATTGTGTAGATTATTAAGGAAGAACTGTATTTGAAATTTGGTAAACCTTTCATTATTGTTATGCTTGATTATCTTTTTGTGATCAGTTCCAAAGAGGTGTTTGAAAGCTCGAGAACATTTTGGTACAGTAAAAACACATCTAACATCTTTGAAGACcaagttccctgctgaacagTATTACAGGtttgtaagaaaaaatagaattattttgtaATGTGAAGTAAAAGTAAAGGCAGGAGAAAAATTGTATGTACTGAGTTATTTGCTTAGAACTAGGTGAAGACTTCTCTATGTAAAAGAAGCAATGAAAAAGGGTCAAACTATTAATAGTGGTGGTATTTTAATGGTGACAGATttggtgactttatttttttcctccctttgagAATTTTCCCAAGGAACATGTATAATTTTTGCAatgaaaagggaatgaaaatgaagaaaatattcattatatgAAGAtcaattaaagttttttttagtatatgtaagTTACATGTGAAATTGGGTGAATCACGTTTATGCTGTTAAAGTTGTGGGATTAGATGGCAGTATATACATGAACTGAGTATTACCTCAGAGTTTGAGTTTTACTGCTGAGTAGCAtgtttagttaatattttatgcTGTGTTGAATCTGTAACACCATTAATTTTAGGAGtcaccattattttatgtaccaCTAGGGAAGAAAATTTGTAGCCAATCATAATTGTGAAATTTACAGATTGTAAAATGCATCCTAATTTCACAGATGTTAAACTGGAAAAAGCTGCATCTGGGTATTGATGAAATATGATGAATAAGAACTTAGAGTCTTTACTTGTTTTCCTAGTGGAAAACATGTTCCCTAGTGAAAAAGATGTTCTGTTAAGACATATGTGGGCAAAAAACACGTGTATATGGGAAGTAGATAATACAACTTCACAAGATAATTTAAgacaggggttggcaaactaccTGTGGCCCGCTGCCTCTCGGGGCTAAGAACTGCTTATATTTTAGAGggttgttaaaaacaacaacaacaacaacaacaaaaacccaaactaaAAACACCCAAATAAGAATGTGTGATGGAGACTGGATATGgttcacaaagcctaaaatattacCATCTGAcctttcacagaaaaagtttggCGACCCCTGCTGTAAGGTAATAATGGCTGTATAGAGACGTTGAACAAGAGAATTGATGGGATCTTGAGAGATAATACAGTTTGGAGGTCACACAGAGGCTGACCTCTGGGTGATTTGGCCCGTAGAAGATTTTGTTTGACTTGAATTgtactgaaattttttttgaatttgccATCTTTGAAATTTAGGAGGCATAGTGTTAATATCTGAAGTTCATATCTGGGGTTGTAAAATTATGTATGCTTTTTTTGGGCTTCTAGCTAAGTTTAACTGCGATATCCTGAAAGTTTAAATTTGTTGGTTTAGTGATTGCAGTGGTAGTTATTTCTTATATGTGTGAGCCAGGATTTTCTTGATATGCTACATGCAAATCAAAGTGTGACAATAAGTTAGGTGTTGAAGTTGATGTACATACAGTTGCAGTTCTCATCTATCTGtgtttccaattttaatttttctcagagcAGTATCCTTGGTCTTACTGATTAAACTTCTAAAATACAGTTGTTCTTGTCATACCTaatcttaaattataaatattattttcattgaagTTGGATCATGTTTCCCATTTATTAAACTTTTGATGTTAATTattgtaaattttataaataataattgttacagggcacctgggtggctcagtgggttaaagcctctgcttttggctcaggtcatggtctcagggtcctgggttcaagccctgcatcaggctctatgctccgtagggagcctgcttcctcctctctctttgcctgcctctctgcttacttgtgatctgtctgtcacagaaataaataaaatcttaaaaaaaaaaattgttacaaatTTGAACTTGTAAAACTTCTACTGATTTCATCTGATATATTCAAGTGTCATATTGTTCTCACACATTTTATACATTGGGGCTTCACATAGATTTGACTTGAAAAAATAgtctatttctaaaatgtttgacTGTGATTGTactgaatttatctttttttttttttttaaagattttatttattcatttgacacagagagatcaccagtaggcagagaggcaggcagagagagagaaaggaggaagcaggctccccgcggagcagagaacccaatgcgggactcgattccaggaccctgagatcacgacctgagccgaaggcagcggcttaacccactgagccacccaggcgccctatactgAATTTATCTTTGTTAATCCCTCAACCTAATGAGCTTATATCCATGCAGATTTCATGAGCACTGGAGGTTTGTGTTGCAGCGTTTGGTCTTCTTGGCGGCATTTGTTGTGTACTTGGAATCAGAAACACTAGTGACTCGAGAAGCAGTTACAGAAATTCTTGGCAGTAAGTATCTTCATTAGCATTGGTCTGCAGGATCAGGCATGTTAGCTTAATTTTGGTGGGGAGGGTAGCTCTTGCTTGTACTTTCTGTTTGTTAAATGGGAACTAAATGGAAAACTCATGATTtggaaacaaaaagtaaaaacgTGTGGTGGCTTGCTTTTTGCACTCAACTGTTTCGTTTAGTttgtaaaatttagtttttaaaaaatccaggcCCACAGAAAGTTGAAAGAACAGCATAGTGAATACCTGTATGCACTGCACTTAGATTTCCTGCTTGCTGTTATTTTGCCATGTCTTTCAGTCCTCTtgctctgtgtgcatgtgtatttgtgtgcatgtgtggatcATGTGAAAGCCACTTGTAGTATCGCAGCTTATGCTTTAAGTGTTGCGGCATGCATTGTCCAAAAACAAAGGTACTCTCTGATACGACTCGGTAACATAAAGGAAAATTGCAGGCTAAAGAGCTCAAAAGTCCACAATGAGGACTAGTTGCCAACAGTATGAACCCAATTGtaaaggattatttttcttatctttccgTTGAGACAaattatatgtgtgcatatatatttatatatatagtaatttatACTTTTAGGTTCAGGTTTTGTTCACATCATGACCTTATTTTTACTTTGGTGTATTTTTTAGTTGAGCCAGATCGGGAGAAAGGATTTCATCTGGATGTAGAAGATTATCTCTCAGGAGTTCTAATTCTTGCCAGTGAATTGGTAAGTAGCTTAGTgatttgccattttctttttctttttttaatattttattttatttttaagtgggctccatgcttgccatggggcttgaactcactatcccaagaccaagagtcacatgctccaccaactgagccagccaggtgcccctgccatttgcttttttttttttaaagattttatttatttatttgacagagatcacaagtaggcagagaggcaggcagagagagaggaggaagcagactccctgccgagcagagagcccaatggcagggctcgatcccaggactctgggatcatgacccaagctgaaggcagaggctttaacccactgagccacccaggtgcccctgccatttGCTTTTTTGATTCTTCCCACTTCactgtcagtttttaaaatgggcacAAAAATTCAGGGAGTCTTTTCTAAGCCTGCTCTTGACCACCGGTTCGTCATTGTGCACTGTGTGTATTATGTTTTGCTAGTCATCAGAGAAAGGCCAGTTCAAACAGTGTGCTAGCTGTGCATACTTACCAATGTGTGAATTCTTAGAAGATGGTAATACctcttcctttcagttttaaCTGTATAAGTATATGTTTTTTGCCCGTATTCCCTTTATGTCACTGGAGAAATTGTCCTATGGAAATAATTCTAAAGAACAAAAGCTGTTATGAAGGTGTCCTCCGTAGCCTTTGTTCATAATGATGAAAACTTGACCAGAGAAACTCCAACAGAAGGGGAATGATTTCTTAAGTCGTGAAGTAACTGTAATATTAAACAACTGTCAAAATGTAATTACAAAAGACCTTGTGGAAAAGTTGTGTGTCCTTGAGGGTCTTTTAGttgtgattgggagggagatgtGCTAAAAGAGGCCTGTTGTAATGTATCCCTCTTTGCCTTCCCTCCTGTAGTCCAGGCTGTCTGTCAACAGTGTGACTGCGGGAGACTACTCCCGGCCCCTCCACATCTCCACCTTCATCAATGAGCTGGATTCTGGCTTCCGCCTGCTCAACCTGAAAAACGACTCCCTGAGGAAGCGCTATGATGGCTTGAAGTATGATGTGAAGAAAGTAGAGGAGGTGGTCTATGATCTCTCCATCCGGGGCTTCAATAAGGAGACAGCGGCGGCTTGTGCAGAGAAATAGGAGGCCCTCCTTGTGCCTGGCCCTGCTGACTTCAGTGGTTGCCAGTGAGGGTGAGCCCAGTGCCTCTCAAGGTAGTTAGGATTGCCCCGTTGCTAAACACCGCGCTTAATTTTCTTAACCAGTGTGTGGTGTAAGTATCAAAATTGAAACACATTTTGGGGAGTAAAAAAGATAGCCTTTACAAGGAcagattttctttgttgtttcagTGAATATGCTCTGTAATTCTGTGTATTTCAGTTCTGTCAAAAAGTGTAAATGTCAGTCTCTTGGTAAAGTCCTTTTCTTGCTTACCCTGATGCTGTCGATGTACTGACTGAGGAGTTTATTGTCTTGTGTTCCTTCCAGAAGTGATCCTTGGTGTTTTCTATATCTAAATTAGCCATCCACTCCCAGGTGTAGCCTGGATACAGTATAAACATAGGTAATTTAAAAGGATGGTTGCCAAGCAAAGGacaacttattttatatttcccttaTTTTAAGCCTCATAAGTAAGTCacatgttggattttttttttttgcaagggaGTTACAGCCCCAGGGTCTCTCTCACTGCCATCAAAATGTAAAAGATGAAATTGCAAAGTCAAGTTCAACAGATTATTTTGGGATGTTTTTGTATTAGGGGATTGAGTAACATCTTCTCATTTAGCTCTGTTTACCAGGTGTAGAGTAGGGCTTAGTGTTTTACAACACCTCTGTTTTCTGATGTTGCCTTAACATTCTGCTCTTGCAGCAACTTAAAAATCGTTTTCACACACATCTTGAAGTAAcacttcatataaatatatttttaagctatGAAACCTTTTTCCTAGCAGCCAGCTAGACTGTCTGGTCTGAGACTATAAAGCCACCCAGTCAAGTAAATTAGCAATACCCCGACTGGTATGTTCAGAGCAAAACTGCTGTGCTTTgtctggaaaaaagagaaaacttggattaaaaaagaagatcTGCTGATTTGTTAATGTTTTTTAGAGTAAGCAATTTCAAGTTGTTGGCAGCTATCCCAACAGTCAGGTTTTAGATTTAAAGTTTTGGGCAAGTCACACGAACCTTGTTGGCACCTACCTCCCCCTCCTTGTTTTCAGGTAGTGCTAAGAATACTTGCCATGTAATTTTTGCTGTTGAATTGAAATGGTTTAAAATGGTGACTTAACCCATAGTTTTTTGGAGTTCACCAAAAGGAAGGTGCTAGtgtttccagaaaaaaaggaagtatttgGAAGTATCCTCTCAAGCCTGATACCAGGTTAAGCTTTCTGTTTGTGCAGTAGAATATTTGGCATTCCCTCTTAGAGCCATGGTCAGGCCAAGTTAAGAACTGACCAAATTTTCCATCCTGAGGAAAGAAGTAGAAATGGAGCATAAATTGCTTTGCATTTTTGGGTTTTAGAACAATTTTCTTGACTGCTCTTTCTGTAGGAGAGTttgtagaaagaagaaaggtgttCAGATGTTTGAAGTGCCTAGGGCGGTCATCTAAAATGTGCAGTAGTAGCACTGCCTGGGTTGAGCATAAAAGGCTTATCTACATGGTCAAACATTTGCAGTAAGTTTGGTAATAGTTTTCTTCTATGTGGAGAATAAATTCTAAAGGTGTTTTGAGGCTGAAGAAGACCAGGGGTGATAAGCACATACTGCTGTGTAATAGTTAAAATTATCAAAAGATACCAACCACTCAGAGTTAAATTAAAAGTATTGTAATTGAACGTATTGAAAAGCCTCAGCTCTGGTTTTTTAGTACACCA
This genomic interval carries:
- the TSN gene encoding translin isoform X2, which translates into the protein MSVSEIFVELQGFLAAEQDIREEIRKVVQSLEQTAREILTLLQGVHQGAGFQDIPKRCLKAREHFGTVKTHLTSLKTKFPAEQYYRFHEHWRFVLQRLVFLAAFVVYLESETLVTREAVTEILGIQAVCQQCDCGRLLPAPPHLHLHQ
- the TSN gene encoding translin isoform X1, giving the protein MSVSEIFVELQGFLAAEQDIREEIRKVVQSLEQTAREILTLLQGVHQGAGFQDIPKRCLKAREHFGTVKTHLTSLKTKFPAEQYYRFHEHWRFVLQRLVFLAAFVVYLESETLVTREAVTEILGIEPDREKGFHLDVEDYLSGVLILASELSRLSVNSVTAGDYSRPLHISTFINELDSGFRLLNLKNDSLRKRYDGLKYDVKKVEEVVYDLSIRGFNKETAAACAEK